One Turneriella parva DSM 21527 genomic region harbors:
- a CDS encoding PIN domain-containing protein, with protein sequence MKVYIDSSWLLRVMLRQSTVAALPPGAEVYSSLLLNVECRRTLDRHHQRRLISDESYVSIGQQLQQYLDQVNMLDLSSDIVSRAAEPFFLPVGTLDALHLATALKIREVENEVLHLATFDDELALVARAHDLRVI encoded by the coding sequence ATGAAAGTCTATATCGACAGCTCGTGGCTGCTTAGAGTCATGTTGCGGCAATCGACTGTTGCAGCCTTGCCCCCAGGCGCCGAAGTCTATTCGAGCCTGCTCTTGAATGTTGAATGCCGCAGAACACTTGACCGACACCACCAGCGTCGGCTGATCAGTGATGAAAGCTACGTCAGCATCGGCCAGCAGCTGCAGCAATACCTCGATCAGGTGAACATGCTCGATCTGAGTTCTGACATTGTCAGCCGTGCAGCAGAACCGTTCTTTTTACCAGTCGGTACGCTCGACGCGCTGCATCTGGCGACCGCTTTAAAAATTCGCGAAGTTGAAAACGAAGTTCTTCATCTGGCGACTTTCGACGATGAGTTGGCTCTGGTTGCAAGGGCGCATGATCTAAGAGTAATTTAG
- a CDS encoding type II toxin-antitoxin system Phd/YefM family antitoxin, producing MQTITISKLKTHLSAEIKKLKKTGGVEIVQRDVPVARLMPIEAKATLKFYSRAKAPFRFLKPVIEVDFDPVDLLLEDRRKERI from the coding sequence ATGCAGACGATAACCATTTCGAAGCTAAAAACACACCTCTCGGCCGAGATTAAGAAGCTGAAGAAGACCGGGGGGGTTGAGATCGTTCAGCGCGATGTGCCGGTGGCGCGCCTCATGCCCATCGAAGCGAAAGCGACGTTGAAATTCTACTCAAGGGCAAAAGCGCCCTTTCGCTTCTTGAAACCTGTCATTGAAGTCGATTTTGACCCGGTTGATCTGCTTCTTGAAGACCGGCGCAAAGAGCGTATATGA
- a CDS encoding exo-beta-N-acetylmuramidase NamZ family protein — translation MKTLLLVAVFFTAVGVEAKGKAKGAGKRAKVKTGLDMLMQKPDALLKDKRLALIVNHSAVDSKGRHIIDLLHPKFKVAKIFAPEHGVRGEVDEHVSGEKDKKTGLPVISLYTRHKKAPDNADLADVDLLIFDIQEIGLRYYTYATTMVLAMKAAKAAGKKMLILDRPNMAAPLGVYGPVLESKFHGGFAGYYPIPISHAMTMGELANYYNNRFQIGADIEVVKLSGYKHSLFYDETGLPWRNPSPSITGMQSVLGYHLAGSLEALNISVGRGTTNPFQFFGAPFFDMKKIVTALNQAKLPGVKFYPAKFKPKRSAYSKETCRGFKLVVTNRRKVDPMRTMVTIAGILYNNLPEKNREKNWARIGNGIGDMAFIDAIAKGEKPEILVQKTQADVKAFEEERKKFLLYP, via the coding sequence CAGAAGCCCGATGCGTTGCTAAAAGACAAACGCCTGGCGCTGATTGTCAACCACAGCGCCGTCGACAGCAAAGGCCGGCACATCATCGATCTGCTGCACCCGAAATTCAAGGTGGCGAAAATTTTCGCTCCCGAGCACGGTGTGCGCGGTGAAGTCGACGAACATGTCTCGGGTGAAAAAGACAAAAAGACCGGGCTGCCGGTGATTTCTCTCTACACTCGCCACAAGAAGGCACCCGACAACGCCGATCTGGCCGACGTCGATCTGTTGATCTTTGATATTCAAGAGATTGGCCTGCGCTATTATACTTATGCCACGACGATGGTGCTCGCCATGAAAGCAGCGAAGGCGGCGGGCAAGAAGATGCTGATTCTTGACCGCCCGAACATGGCGGCGCCGCTCGGCGTCTACGGGCCCGTGCTCGAAAGCAAATTTCATGGCGGGTTCGCCGGCTATTACCCGATACCGATTTCGCACGCGATGACGATGGGCGAACTCGCGAACTACTATAACAATCGCTTTCAAATTGGTGCGGATATAGAAGTCGTAAAATTATCTGGTTACAAGCACAGCCTCTTCTATGATGAAACAGGGCTGCCCTGGCGCAACCCGAGCCCGAGCATCACCGGAATGCAATCGGTTTTGGGCTATCACCTCGCAGGCTCACTCGAAGCCTTGAACATTAGCGTCGGTCGGGGCACTACAAACCCTTTTCAGTTTTTCGGCGCGCCGTTTTTCGACATGAAAAAAATCGTCACGGCGCTCAACCAGGCGAAGCTGCCGGGTGTGAAGTTCTACCCTGCGAAGTTTAAACCCAAACGCTCGGCTTACAGTAAAGAGACGTGCCGCGGCTTCAAGCTGGTGGTGACGAACCGGCGCAAGGTCGACCCGATGCGCACCATGGTGACCATTGCGGGCATTCTCTACAATAACCTGCCCGAAAAGAACCGCGAAAAAAACTGGGCCCGCATTGGCAACGGTATCGGCGACATGGCATTCATCGACGCCATCGCCAAGGGCGAGAAGCCCGAGATTCTGGTGCAGAAGACGCAAGCCGATGTGAAGGCTTTTGAAGAAGAGCGCAAGAAGTTTTTGTTGTATCCTTAG